The Equus asinus isolate D_3611 breed Donkey chromosome 4, EquAss-T2T_v2, whole genome shotgun sequence genome has a segment encoding these proteins:
- the UBE2N gene encoding ubiquitin-conjugating enzyme E2 N, which produces MAGLPRRIIKETQRLLAEPVPGIKAEPDESNARYFHVVIAGPQDSPFEGGTFKLELFLPEEYPMAAPKVRFMTKIYHPNVDKLGRICLDILKDKWSPALQIRTVLLSIQALLSAPNPDDPLANDVAEQWKTNEAQAIETARAWTRLYAMNNI; this is translated from the exons GAAACCCAGCGTTTGCTGGCAGAACCAGTTCCCGGCATTAAAGCAGAACCAGATGAGAGCAACGCCCGTTATTTTCATGTGGTCATTGCTGGCCCCCAGGATTCCCCCTTTGAGGGAGGGACTTTTAAACTTGAACTATTCCTTCCAGAAGAATACCCGATGGCAGCCCCTAAAGTACGTTTCATGACCAAAATTTATCATCCTAATGTAGACAAGTTGGGAAGAATATGTTTAGATATTTTGAAAG ATAAGTGGTCCCCAGCACTGCAGATCCGCACGGTTCTGCTATCGATCCAGGCTTTGTTAAGTGCTCCCAATCCAGATGACCCGTTAGCAAATGATGTAGCGGAGCAGTGGAAGACCAACGAAGCCCAAGCCATAGAAACag CTAGAGCATGGACTAGGCTATATGCCATGAATAATATTTAA